One genomic window of Paeniglutamicibacter sp. Y32M11 includes the following:
- a CDS encoding Gfo/Idh/MocA family oxidoreductase — protein sequence MSYSLEVPPAKETIRIAVIGCGWIGAFHARTLAGNLPGVRLEALADPAPGAAAALAAELGISKHTTDPADLFADPDIDGVLIAAPSAVHSALIIQAAVAGKHIFCEKPAGHGLEELRTALDAVERAGVEFQIGFNRRFASDFAEAKKRIQAGDLGEVQLMRSLTRDPGVAEGIANAGRIKPNTIFTETLIHDFDALNWYNEGARVTEVRAIADALVEPGYREAGLLDTAVVTLRYDNGAIAVAEASFSALYGYDVRGEIFGSAGMAVAGNPVQLHSGSYTAAGALAPTSRVNTELFAQAYRDELAHFARLIAARKGLGEAPTVPTPGAQAAIDALEIALACVESVRTGAPVVLERATTGGVL from the coding sequence ATGTCATACTCACTTGAAGTGCCCCCGGCCAAGGAAACGATCCGCATTGCCGTCATCGGCTGCGGATGGATCGGTGCCTTCCATGCCCGCACACTGGCAGGCAACCTGCCCGGGGTGAGGCTCGAGGCTCTAGCCGATCCGGCTCCCGGAGCCGCGGCTGCACTGGCCGCCGAGCTGGGCATTTCCAAGCACACCACCGACCCCGCCGATCTCTTCGCGGATCCCGACATCGACGGCGTGCTCATCGCGGCACCCTCGGCCGTCCATTCGGCACTGATAATCCAGGCAGCGGTCGCGGGAAAACACATTTTCTGTGAGAAGCCGGCCGGCCACGGGCTCGAAGAACTGCGCACGGCCCTGGACGCCGTCGAACGTGCTGGCGTCGAATTCCAGATCGGCTTCAACCGGCGTTTCGCCTCCGACTTCGCCGAGGCTAAGAAGCGTATCCAGGCAGGGGACCTTGGCGAGGTGCAGCTGATGCGCTCGCTGACCCGCGACCCGGGAGTCGCCGAAGGCATCGCAAATGCAGGGCGCATCAAGCCCAACACCATCTTCACCGAAACCCTCATCCACGATTTCGACGCGCTGAACTGGTACAACGAGGGTGCCAGGGTGACCGAGGTGCGCGCCATCGCCGATGCCCTGGTTGAACCCGGTTACCGCGAGGCGGGTCTGCTGGACACCGCAGTGGTGACGCTGCGCTACGACAATGGGGCGATCGCGGTGGCCGAGGCCAGCTTCAGCGCCCTCTACGGCTACGATGTGCGCGGGGAAATCTTCGGTTCCGCAGGAATGGCCGTGGCCGGCAACCCGGTGCAGCTCCACAGTGGCAGCTACACCGCGGCCGGGGCACTGGCGCCAACCTCGCGCGTGAACACCGAGCTCTTCGCCCAGGCTTACCGCGACGAACTAGCGCACTTCGCCCGGCTCATCGCCGCGCGCAAGGGCCTTGGTGAGGCCCCGACGGTGCCCACTCCCGGGGCGCAGGCAGCCATCGACGCACTGGAAATCGCCCTAGCCTGTGTCGAATCCGTCCGCACCGGTGCGCCCGTTGTGCTCGAGCGCGCAACCACGGGCGGTGTCCTGTGA
- a CDS encoding TIM barrel protein has translation MSLELAVCAEMVFLDLPFVERVKKLHALGFGIEMWDSRTKDLAALKATGANFGSMTGYSAGSLVDPEGSAEVLRTAAELIPTALELGIKRLVIHPAELIDGQAANPRHRATGQMWLTASRTLEKLGALGMEHGVVFVLENLNTILDHPGIPLGRAKDTLALVAGVGHPNVKMMLDLYHAQIGEGNLIQLLRDSLSHLGEVQVADVPGRCEPGTGEINYPAIAAELRSLGYSGPVGLEGWASGDPEEALASFRNAFS, from the coding sequence GTGAGCCTTGAACTAGCGGTCTGTGCGGAAATGGTGTTCCTCGATCTTCCCTTCGTCGAACGCGTGAAGAAGCTCCACGCGTTAGGTTTCGGGATCGAGATGTGGGATTCGCGCACCAAGGACCTCGCTGCACTGAAGGCGACGGGCGCGAACTTCGGCTCGATGACCGGTTACTCCGCCGGAAGCCTCGTGGACCCGGAGGGAAGCGCGGAGGTTCTGCGCACCGCGGCGGAGCTGATCCCCACGGCTCTGGAACTGGGCATCAAACGCCTGGTCATCCACCCCGCGGAACTTATCGACGGACAGGCGGCGAACCCGCGCCATCGCGCCACCGGGCAAATGTGGCTGACCGCTTCGCGCACCTTGGAGAAGCTCGGCGCCCTCGGCATGGAACACGGGGTGGTGTTCGTGCTCGAGAACCTCAACACGATCCTGGACCACCCCGGAATTCCACTGGGGCGGGCCAAGGACACCCTGGCGCTGGTGGCTGGCGTGGGGCACCCCAACGTGAAGATGATGCTTGACCTCTACCACGCGCAGATCGGGGAGGGGAACCTCATCCAGCTACTACGCGATTCCCTGTCCCATCTCGGCGAGGTCCAGGTGGCCGACGTACCTGGACGTTGCGAACCCGGCACGGGGGAGATCAACTATCCGGCCATCGCGGCCGAGCTGCGCTCGCTGGGCTACTCGGGTCCCGTGGGGCTCGAGGGCTGGGCCTCCGGAGATCCGGAGGAAGCCCTTGCCAGCTTCAGGAACGCTTTCTCCTGA
- a CDS encoding phytanoyl-CoA dioxygenase family protein, with protein sequence MTITPTSTAAASRWFRTEACNLEDFKQVVSATTRLEDYPYADAVEQNVLIYGPRLHSYLDDPAERTDVQAELAKALIEGPGIVVFKGAFPDLGVVDRATDAFNRLIAAQKAAGVTGGDHFAKPGANDRVWGALDKLALADPEVFAAYYASDILALVSEAWLGPNYQVTSQVNVVNPGGSAQRAHRDYHLGFMSAEQAAAYPAHAHLLTPALTLQGAVAHCDMPLESGPTLYLPHSHKYAPGFLAFHREDFTEYFQANYAQLPLSKGDAAFFNPALFHGAGTNVSADIKRMANLLQVSSAFGRAMETVDRTAMSKALYPVLLELKSAGSSEAALHNIIAASAEGYAFPTNLDLDQPIGGLAPQSQAELVAEHLARSGSPAELNEALDAQGARRLSTGLPTA encoded by the coding sequence GTGACCATCACCCCAACCTCCACCGCCGCCGCCAGCCGTTGGTTCCGCACCGAAGCCTGCAATCTGGAGGACTTTAAGCAGGTCGTGTCCGCGACCACGCGGTTGGAAGACTACCCGTATGCCGATGCCGTGGAGCAGAACGTGCTCATTTACGGCCCGCGACTGCATTCCTACTTGGACGACCCGGCCGAGCGCACCGATGTCCAGGCCGAATTGGCCAAGGCGCTCATCGAGGGCCCGGGCATCGTGGTCTTCAAGGGCGCCTTCCCCGATCTGGGCGTCGTGGACCGTGCCACCGACGCCTTCAACCGCCTGATCGCGGCCCAGAAGGCCGCAGGGGTCACCGGCGGGGACCACTTTGCCAAGCCCGGTGCCAACGACAGGGTCTGGGGTGCCCTGGACAAGCTGGCTCTCGCCGATCCGGAGGTCTTCGCCGCCTACTATGCCTCGGATATTCTCGCCCTGGTGTCGGAGGCCTGGCTAGGACCCAACTACCAGGTGACCAGCCAGGTCAATGTGGTGAATCCCGGCGGCAGCGCCCAACGCGCGCACCGCGACTACCACCTGGGATTCATGTCCGCCGAGCAGGCCGCTGCCTACCCTGCCCACGCCCATCTGCTCACCCCGGCGCTGACCCTGCAGGGGGCCGTCGCGCATTGCGACATGCCCCTGGAATCGGGTCCCACCCTCTACCTACCGCACTCCCACAAGTACGCCCCGGGCTTCCTGGCCTTCCACCGGGAGGACTTCACCGAATACTTTCAGGCCAATTATGCCCAGCTGCCTTTGTCCAAGGGAGATGCGGCGTTCTTCAACCCGGCGTTGTTCCATGGAGCCGGCACCAACGTTTCAGCCGACATCAAGCGCATGGCAAACCTGCTCCAGGTCTCCTCCGCCTTCGGACGGGCCATGGAAACGGTGGACCGCACGGCCATGAGCAAGGCCCTGTACCCGGTGCTGCTGGAACTCAAATCCGCGGGGTCCTCGGAGGCCGCCCTGCACAACATCATTGCCGCCTCGGCGGAGGGCTATGCCTTCCCCACCAATCTGGATCTGGACCAGCCAATCGGAGGGCTCGCCCCACAGTCACAGGCCGAGCTGGTGGCCGAGCACCTCGCGCGCTCCGGATCCCCCGCCGAGCTCAACGAGGCGTTGGACGCACAGGGAGCCCGGCGCCTGAGCACCGGGCTCCCTACGGCCTAG
- a CDS encoding LacI family DNA-binding transcriptional regulator — protein MAHRFSIREIARQAGVSDATVDRVIHARAGVRAGTIGQVKQAIVDLEAQSTQLELSGRQFMIDVVVDAPARFHMAARRALEAELPLLRPAAFRARFHMRERWAAGSLVLELDAIIRRGSHGVLLKAPDTPEIAAAVQRLFQAGIPVVTFVTDLPRSPRLAYVGMDNRAAGATAAYLMHSWLVGRHGSVAVTLSSGIFQGEEEREMGFRATMRSLGGRRDVHFLPASDGLDSTAFELMRAALAEYPDLSGVYSPGGGNPGLARAWREAGHMPKVFIGHDLNPENALLLADGTLSVVLHHKLQGDMHSACRALMHFHGALPGGWTPPPTPIDVITPYNMPPGPHR, from the coding sequence GTGGCGCACAGGTTTTCCATCCGGGAAATTGCCCGGCAGGCGGGGGTCAGCGACGCCACGGTGGACCGGGTCATCCACGCCAGAGCCGGCGTCCGTGCCGGAACCATCGGGCAGGTGAAGCAGGCCATTGTCGATCTGGAAGCACAAAGCACGCAGCTTGAGCTCTCCGGCCGTCAGTTCATGATCGACGTGGTGGTGGATGCCCCGGCACGCTTCCACATGGCGGCCCGTCGTGCACTTGAAGCCGAATTGCCGTTGCTGCGTCCGGCGGCATTCCGTGCCCGTTTCCACATGCGCGAACGTTGGGCAGCAGGTTCGCTAGTGCTCGAGCTTGATGCCATCATTCGGCGCGGCTCGCACGGGGTCCTGCTCAAGGCTCCGGACACCCCGGAGATTGCCGCGGCTGTCCAACGCCTGTTCCAGGCCGGGATCCCCGTGGTCACCTTCGTCACCGACCTTCCTCGCAGCCCCCGTCTGGCCTATGTCGGCATGGACAACCGGGCCGCCGGTGCGACCGCGGCCTACCTGATGCACTCATGGCTGGTCGGACGCCACGGATCGGTGGCCGTGACACTGAGCAGCGGGATCTTCCAGGGCGAGGAAGAGCGGGAGATGGGGTTCCGCGCCACGATGCGTTCCCTGGGCGGGCGGAGGGACGTTCACTTCCTGCCTGCCTCTGATGGCTTGGACAGTACCGCCTTTGAGCTGATGCGTGCGGCGCTCGCCGAATACCCTGACCTGTCAGGCGTATATTCACCGGGCGGGGGAAACCCCGGCCTGGCCCGGGCCTGGCGGGAAGCCGGGCACATGCCCAAGGTGTTCATCGGCCATGACCTCAACCCGGAAAATGCCCTGCTGCTCGCCGACGGGACCCTCAGCGTGGTCCTTCACCACAAGCTGCAGGGCGATATGCATTCGGCCTGCCGGGCGCTGATGCATTTCCACGGGGCACTACCCGGAGGGTGGACGCCGCCGCCCACGCCCATTGACGTGATCACCCCGTACAACATGCCACCAGGGCCACATCGGTAG
- the iolG gene encoding inositol 2-dehydrogenase, whose product MTSPRPLRMALFGSGRIGQVHARNLAAHPDIELVLIADPFIDGARKLAELTGARAVQDPEEVFAEPDLDGVIIGSPTNTHVDLITRAAAHGLAVLCEKPIDLDLATVMECRDKLKDTNVPIMLGFNRRFDPSFASINARVAAGEIGSLEQVTIISRDPAPAPRDYIETSGGIFRDMTIHDLDMARFFVENIVEVTAVGSNQFSSDIEELGDYDSVVVTLRGSRGELITITNSRHCAYGYDQRLEAFGSEGMLEAKNITPTTVRKYGAAGTAEGEAYMPFFLERYTQAYQRELDAFAQAIRNGGPCSPSFDDGVAALVLADAALESAKTGKTVKVTKLS is encoded by the coding sequence ATGACTTCACCTCGCCCGTTGCGCATGGCGCTTTTCGGCTCTGGCCGGATTGGTCAAGTACACGCCCGCAATCTTGCCGCTCACCCGGACATCGAGCTCGTTCTCATTGCCGACCCGTTTATTGATGGCGCCCGCAAACTTGCGGAACTGACCGGGGCCCGTGCGGTACAGGATCCGGAAGAAGTGTTTGCCGAGCCCGACTTGGACGGAGTGATCATTGGATCACCGACCAACACCCACGTCGATCTCATCACCCGCGCCGCAGCCCATGGACTCGCCGTCCTGTGCGAAAAGCCCATCGATCTGGATCTGGCCACTGTCATGGAGTGCCGCGATAAGTTGAAGGACACGAACGTGCCCATCATGCTCGGCTTCAACCGGAGGTTTGACCCAAGCTTCGCATCCATCAACGCGCGCGTTGCCGCCGGCGAAATCGGATCGTTGGAACAGGTCACCATCATCAGCCGCGACCCGGCTCCGGCTCCCCGCGATTACATCGAAACCTCTGGCGGAATTTTCCGTGACATGACGATCCACGACCTGGACATGGCCCGTTTCTTCGTGGAGAACATTGTGGAGGTCACAGCAGTGGGCTCCAACCAGTTCAGCAGCGACATTGAGGAGCTGGGCGACTATGATTCCGTCGTTGTCACGTTGCGTGGCAGCCGTGGCGAGCTCATCACGATCACCAATTCCCGCCATTGCGCCTACGGGTACGATCAGCGGCTGGAAGCTTTCGGCTCCGAGGGAATGTTGGAAGCCAAGAACATCACACCGACCACGGTCCGCAAGTACGGAGCGGCCGGTACTGCCGAGGGCGAGGCTTACATGCCCTTCTTCCTGGAACGCTACACACAGGCCTACCAGCGTGAGTTGGATGCCTTTGCGCAAGCCATCCGCAATGGCGGCCCCTGCTCGCCTAGTTTCGACGACGGGGTTGCGGCCCTGGTACTGGCCGATGCGGCACTCGAGTCCGCGAAAACGGGCAAGACGGTGAAGGTCACCAAGCTTTCGTAA
- a CDS encoding sugar phosphate isomerase/epimerase, translating into MQTTDSGKPTPELIATCWTSAGNAAPLGATERSPLPIAERIAAVADTGWAGIGLVHDDLLAARDTIGYEELGRQIRGAGINIIEVEFINGWWSTGAERKTADKVQAELFEAATLLGARHIKVGAGNADEPLPNALMTSAFSDLADEAADAGIRLALEATPFSNLRTTAEAIQVVTASDSPSAGLMIDIWHTAKSGLSHEELWQITPMDRVFAVEIDDGFHKTDGTLFEDTINNRAYCGHGEFATSTFVRLAIEAGYQGPWGVEIISREHRATPLHEGLRRAFDTAIASFPG; encoded by the coding sequence ATGCAGACCACTGACTCCGGCAAACCAACTCCGGAACTGATTGCCACGTGCTGGACCAGCGCCGGGAATGCCGCGCCGCTGGGTGCCACGGAGCGCAGCCCACTACCGATTGCGGAACGCATCGCCGCAGTCGCCGACACCGGATGGGCTGGCATCGGCCTGGTCCATGACGATCTGCTGGCAGCCCGTGACACGATCGGCTACGAAGAGCTGGGGCGGCAGATCCGCGGCGCCGGAATCAACATCATCGAAGTCGAGTTCATCAACGGCTGGTGGTCCACCGGGGCAGAGCGCAAGACCGCAGATAAGGTCCAGGCCGAGCTTTTCGAGGCAGCCACCCTGCTGGGCGCCAGGCACATCAAGGTGGGAGCAGGCAACGCCGATGAGCCACTGCCCAACGCATTAATGACCAGTGCCTTCTCCGATCTCGCTGACGAAGCTGCCGATGCCGGCATCCGATTAGCCCTGGAGGCCACCCCTTTCTCCAACCTGCGCACCACCGCCGAGGCGATCCAGGTGGTGACCGCGTCGGACAGCCCCTCGGCCGGGCTGATGATCGACATCTGGCACACCGCCAAATCGGGGCTTTCACACGAGGAACTCTGGCAGATCACCCCGATGGACCGCGTGTTCGCCGTGGAAATCGACGACGGGTTCCACAAGACCGACGGGACCTTGTTCGAGGACACCATCAACAACCGTGCTTACTGCGGCCACGGCGAATTCGCCACCTCAACATTCGTCAGGCTGGCCATTGAGGCCGGGTACCAGGGACCGTGGGGAGTGGAGATCATTTCCCGCGAACACCGGGCAACACCCCTGCATGAAGGACTCCGGCGGGCCTTCGACACCGCCATCGCTTCTTTCCCCGGCTAG
- a CDS encoding Gfo/Idh/MocA family protein: MKPIVVGLLGITHPHASARVRALREIENVEVVAAADEDPRLGYFAEKYDVELRDIDGVLNDERINAVMIHSKSKDMVPHALRALAAGKSVVVEKPGGGTVLDLMQLAEAEHGVPSTQVVQVGYNVRLAESITRAKNLIDDGAIGEVVTVSARGAAMVGEHVTDHLNQPADMGGVLWILGCHMLDSLVHMFGTPESVNARVHKSTRLSDEKSREDSASVLLNYPDMSATFSFDGHDKLEWFESSRIFVYGTRGMIEIGILPQRLRVYLDEAAAVLPAGWTEWTESYFTPPFARTEGNKFSELPELENISNFRTEMRGWVDSIRTGAPNVAPVSDALTVARIVDACYRSSNNAGGMANIVEPTLIEVP, from the coding sequence ATGAAACCTATCGTTGTGGGACTGCTTGGAATCACCCACCCGCATGCATCCGCCCGCGTCAGGGCGCTGCGTGAAATTGAGAACGTGGAAGTAGTTGCTGCCGCCGATGAAGACCCGCGCTTGGGATACTTCGCCGAGAAATACGATGTCGAGCTTCGCGACATCGACGGGGTGCTCAACGACGAGCGGATCAACGCCGTCATGATCCACTCCAAGAGCAAGGACATGGTCCCCCACGCACTGCGCGCCTTGGCTGCCGGCAAGTCAGTGGTCGTGGAAAAGCCCGGAGGCGGAACGGTTCTGGACCTTATGCAGCTTGCCGAGGCCGAGCATGGGGTCCCCTCGACGCAGGTTGTCCAGGTGGGCTACAACGTACGACTCGCAGAGTCGATCACGCGGGCCAAGAATCTCATCGACGATGGAGCCATCGGCGAGGTCGTCACCGTTTCGGCCCGAGGCGCCGCGATGGTTGGCGAACATGTCACCGACCATCTGAACCAGCCGGCCGACATGGGCGGAGTCCTGTGGATCCTCGGCTGCCACATGCTTGATTCGCTGGTCCACATGTTTGGCACACCGGAGTCCGTCAACGCCCGCGTGCACAAGTCCACGCGGCTCTCAGACGAAAAAAGCCGGGAAGATTCCGCATCGGTGTTGCTGAACTACCCCGATATGTCCGCCACCTTCAGCTTCGATGGCCACGACAAACTCGAATGGTTCGAAAGCTCCCGCATCTTCGTCTACGGCACACGGGGAATGATCGAGATCGGCATTCTTCCCCAACGCTTGCGCGTTTACTTGGACGAGGCCGCCGCAGTGCTGCCGGCGGGTTGGACCGAATGGACCGAAAGCTACTTCACCCCACCCTTCGCGCGGACCGAAGGCAACAAGTTTTCCGAACTTCCCGAGCTGGAGAACATCAGTAACTTCCGCACCGAAATGCGTGGCTGGGTCGACAGCATTCGCACCGGTGCACCCAACGTGGCCCCGGTGTCCGATGCCCTGACCGTGGCCCGCATTGTTGATGCCTGCTACCGTTCGAGCAACAACGCCGGAGGCATGGCCAACATCGTCGAACCAACACTCATTGAGGTGCCCTGA
- a CDS encoding IclR family transcriptional regulator has product MKPAANVIQLVAKATQVIDEISNLGPSTSAELAKAVEEPRPSVYRIVSALEQPGLVRRSEDGRIELGTQILHLGEAAADAIIDRKVLAEQLDAVQRQLGLTASFWIPRNETAVCLEQVDATDVDLFELSSGRILPMHAGAASHVLLAFQPEEVRESVLGAAPYDRLSSKTPIDADTLRNHIEETRRQGWRLEVNEVVDGIAAISFPVLNPDGTIFGSLTAAGLVDQVLLQQDEARDVIGEAARTLTEAMLHFIPKPTARVLSTSTDNSPSIVAKANALMEALANERISTSARLTELLDEPVSSVYRMLATLAEAGWVEQLGPRGAFRIGSKLISLSGKLLNDLDLRRAAVPVLRSIHEATGESAFMCIRRNTRAVCIERVDGKRVNSRLLALGGSLPLHTGAAPRALLAFEDRQTWEDYASIVSQNADIQFDVRARTKFYSELEAIRSAGYSLSDDELTPGIAAIGAPIFDHKGHVVASLCVSGLREGILAEPEDGRTVIELAREGARHLSEYLGAPTPAQP; this is encoded by the coding sequence ATGAAACCCGCAGCGAATGTAATCCAGCTGGTCGCGAAGGCAACCCAGGTGATCGATGAAATATCTAACCTCGGGCCATCGACGTCGGCGGAACTGGCCAAGGCCGTGGAGGAGCCACGCCCCTCGGTGTATCGGATCGTTTCCGCATTAGAACAGCCTGGCCTGGTGCGGCGCTCCGAAGACGGCCGCATTGAACTCGGGACACAGATCCTGCACCTCGGGGAGGCCGCGGCCGATGCAATCATTGACCGAAAAGTTCTGGCCGAGCAGCTGGATGCCGTCCAGCGGCAGCTGGGGCTCACGGCATCCTTCTGGATCCCCCGCAACGAGACCGCGGTGTGTCTGGAACAGGTAGACGCCACCGATGTCGACCTATTCGAACTCTCTTCCGGGCGCATTCTGCCCATGCACGCAGGCGCAGCATCCCACGTACTTCTGGCCTTCCAACCCGAGGAAGTCCGGGAAAGCGTGCTGGGCGCAGCGCCGTACGACAGGCTGTCCTCCAAGACCCCGATTGACGCTGACACTTTGCGGAATCACATCGAGGAAACCAGGCGCCAGGGCTGGCGATTGGAGGTCAATGAAGTCGTAGACGGGATCGCAGCCATCAGCTTCCCGGTGCTAAATCCCGATGGCACGATATTCGGTTCACTCACGGCCGCTGGCCTCGTGGACCAAGTCCTCCTCCAGCAGGACGAAGCTAGGGACGTGATCGGCGAGGCCGCGCGGACCCTGACCGAAGCCATGCTGCATTTTATTCCAAAGCCAACCGCGCGTGTGCTCAGCACGAGTACGGACAACAGCCCATCGATCGTCGCCAAGGCCAACGCGCTCATGGAGGCCCTTGCCAACGAGCGCATCTCAACCTCCGCTCGACTGACCGAGCTTCTTGACGAGCCGGTCAGTTCGGTCTATCGCATGCTCGCCACCCTCGCCGAGGCAGGCTGGGTTGAGCAACTGGGACCTCGCGGCGCCTTCCGGATCGGTAGCAAACTCATCTCGCTGTCCGGCAAACTACTCAATGACCTGGACTTGCGCCGCGCAGCGGTTCCCGTCCTTCGTTCAATTCATGAAGCAACGGGCGAATCGGCCTTCATGTGCATCCGGCGAAACACCAGGGCCGTCTGCATCGAACGGGTCGACGGGAAGCGCGTGAACAGCCGCTTGCTGGCACTGGGCGGTTCGCTGCCACTGCATACCGGCGCAGCCCCACGCGCACTTTTGGCCTTTGAGGACCGGCAGACTTGGGAAGACTACGCGAGCATCGTTTCGCAGAATGCCGACATCCAATTCGACGTGCGCGCTCGGACGAAGTTCTACTCGGAACTCGAGGCCATCCGCTCCGCGGGATACTCCTTGAGTGATGACGAGCTAACACCGGGCATCGCGGCAATCGGCGCCCCGATTTTTGACCACAAGGGGCACGTTGTCGCCTCCCTTTGCGTCAGCGGCCTGCGCGAAGGCATTCTTGCGGAACCGGAAGATGGTCGCACCGTGATTGAACTGGCCCGTGAGGGAGCCCGCCACCTCTCGGAGTACCTCGGCGCTCCGACCCCAGCGCAACCCTAA
- a CDS encoding substrate-binding domain-containing protein — protein sequence MSLTSQDEERWITDGKAIQKGLEDLGYQVDLQYANNDIPTQQQQVDQMITRGADLLILAPLDGTALAPQLQAAVNAEIPIISYDRLIRNSPDVDLYVTFDNYKVGAEQGKALLTGLDILNEDGSEGKAKGPFNVELFGGSLDDNNATFVYDGGMSVLQKYIDDGTIVVASGQTKLSQIATKDWSQQEAQSRMDNLITSSYSDGTSLDAVLTPNDSVARGAITALGNSGYGPKHGTGAHPMPITTGQDAEIASIKLINDDVQYATVFKNTKLLAAQAVNATEDLLNGQEPEVNDSTSYDNGAEVVPSFLMPIEVVFKDNIKKLLVDSDYYTAEQIKTGRL from the coding sequence GTGTCGCTGACCAGCCAGGATGAGGAGCGCTGGATCACCGATGGGAAGGCCATCCAGAAGGGACTGGAGGACCTCGGTTATCAGGTGGACCTGCAGTACGCGAACAACGACATTCCCACGCAGCAGCAGCAGGTGGACCAGATGATTACGCGCGGGGCCGATCTGCTGATCCTTGCCCCTCTTGACGGCACGGCCCTGGCACCGCAGCTACAGGCGGCGGTTAATGCCGAGATCCCCATCATTTCCTACGACCGGTTGATCCGGAACAGCCCGGATGTTGACCTGTACGTCACCTTTGACAACTACAAGGTAGGGGCGGAACAAGGCAAGGCGTTGTTGACCGGCCTGGACATCCTGAACGAGGACGGGTCGGAAGGCAAGGCCAAGGGCCCGTTTAACGTCGAGCTCTTCGGCGGATCGCTCGACGACAACAACGCAACCTTCGTCTACGACGGGGGCATGTCCGTGTTGCAGAAATACATTGACGACGGCACGATCGTGGTCGCGTCGGGCCAGACGAAGCTCTCGCAGATTGCCACCAAGGATTGGTCGCAGCAGGAAGCCCAGTCCCGCATGGACAATTTGATCACGTCCAGCTATTCCGACGGAACCTCCCTTGATGCGGTTCTGACCCCCAACGACAGCGTCGCCCGCGGCGCAATCACAGCTCTGGGCAACTCCGGCTACGGACCGAAGCACGGAACTGGCGCACATCCCATGCCGATCACCACCGGCCAGGACGCGGAGATCGCGTCGATCAAGCTGATCAACGACGATGTCCAGTACGCAACGGTTTTCAAGAACACCAAGCTGCTCGCGGCCCAGGCCGTTAATGCGACCGAGGATCTGCTCAACGGGCAGGAACCGGAGGTCAACGACTCGACGTCGTATGACAACGGTGCCGAAGTGGTCCCCTCCTTCCTCATGCCGATCGAAGTGGTCTTCAAGGACAACATCAAGAAGCTCCTGGTGGACTCGGACTACTACACCGCCGAGCAGATCAAGACGGGCAGACTCTGA